A single window of Paludibacter jiangxiensis DNA harbors:
- the trxA gene encoding thioredoxin, with amino-acid sequence MSTILIIAGIIIVVIVGYGFYMANKIKNTPEVANSEKVKVLTDKNFTQQTNKGIVLVDFWAVWCMPCKMMAPIINDVANNAPDGVTIGKLNVEEAQSIAQKYNVRSIPTTILFKDGKEINRFVGIKSKDFLLKEINKAK; translated from the coding sequence ATGAGCACCATATTAATCATTGCCGGCATCATTATCGTTGTCATTGTAGGATACGGCTTTTACATGGCCAACAAAATCAAAAACACACCCGAAGTTGCCAATAGCGAAAAAGTCAAGGTACTGACAGACAAAAATTTCACTCAACAAACGAATAAGGGAATAGTATTGGTAGATTTTTGGGCGGTATGGTGCATGCCCTGCAAGATGATGGCTCCCATTATCAACGATGTGGCAAACAATGCTCCTGATGGAGTTACCATTGGCAAGTTGAATGTAGAAGAAGCCCAAAGCATTGCCCAAAAGTACAATGTCCGCAGTATTCCAACCACCATCCTGTTCAAAGACGGCAAAGAAATCAACCGCTTTGTTGGAATAAAAAGCAAAGACTTTCTGCTGAAAGAGATAAACAAGGCGAAATAG
- the trxA gene encoding thioredoxin yields MKANFDSLIQDSRPVIVDFHALWCGPCKMQAPILQQLATEQGDNVKIIKIDVDQNPSIADRYQIRSVPTLMIFKNGEIKHKQPGVHSKQQLDSLIQQYK; encoded by the coding sequence ATGAAAGCTAATTTTGATTCATTGATTCAGGACAGTCGTCCGGTAATTGTAGATTTTCACGCACTCTGGTGTGGGCCATGCAAAATGCAGGCTCCTATCCTCCAACAATTGGCTACCGAACAAGGAGATAACGTGAAAATTATCAAGATAGACGTAGACCAAAACCCGTCGATTGCCGATCGTTATCAGATAAGAAGTGTGCCCACCCTGATGATTTTCAAAAACGGAGAGATTAAGCACAAACAACCTGGCGTTCATTCCAAACAACAACTGGATTCCCTGATACAACAGTATAAATAA
- a CDS encoding thioredoxin family protein — translation MLYTNLKHIETASEHEQMIREHENVVVCCGRMGLVCIPVYNIMEGLQKKYRHVKFFDIEFDNPESQNLRNNFKCNEKEGLPYLIYYKNGNPVQITSGYQTKQQIVSIINKQFEKTTH, via the coding sequence ATGTTGTACACAAATCTGAAACATATCGAAACGGCCAGCGAACATGAACAAATGATTCGCGAGCACGAAAACGTAGTCGTTTGCTGTGGCCGAATGGGACTTGTGTGCATTCCTGTTTACAACATAATGGAAGGATTGCAAAAGAAATACAGGCATGTAAAATTCTTTGACATAGAATTCGACAATCCGGAATCACAAAACTTAAGGAACAATTTCAAGTGCAACGAAAAGGAAGGACTCCCCTATCTAATCTATTACAAAAACGGGAATCCGGTACAAATCACATCCGGTTATCAGACAAAACAGCAGATTGTGTCCATTATCAATAAACAATTCGAAAAAACAACCCATTAA
- a CDS encoding OsmC family protein, whose translation MTHTVNTSWKGDMQFNALVSGHSVTMDASPEFGGQDAGSRPKELLLAAIAGCTGMDVVELLRKMRVDVQEFDLEVKAEVSEGHPKVYTQMHIIYKLKGHNIDSAKVQKAVDMSQEKYCGVSAMLRKAMEITYEIKIL comes from the coding sequence ATGACACATACAGTAAATACATCATGGAAGGGCGACATGCAGTTCAACGCTCTTGTAAGCGGACACAGCGTAACGATGGACGCATCGCCCGAATTCGGCGGACAGGATGCCGGTTCACGCCCCAAAGAATTGTTGCTGGCAGCTATTGCCGGATGTACGGGAATGGACGTAGTGGAATTGCTACGAAAAATGCGGGTAGATGTTCAGGAATTCGACCTGGAAGTAAAAGCCGAAGTTTCCGAAGGCCACCCGAAGGTATACACCCAAATGCACATTATCTACAAGCTAAAAGGGCATAACATTGACTCGGCGAAAGTACAAAAGGCGGTAGATATGTCGCAGGAAAAATATTGCGGAGTATCAGCAATGCTTCGTAAAGCGATGGAAATTACATACGAGATTAAGATATTATAA
- a CDS encoding Crp/Fnr family transcriptional regulator: MNTLNEIIEFKTSLPIRRKLASYSIVKIFQAGEVIQRENAYIKAIPIVSYGRIKVVRTDDEGREIFLYYIKAGESCIMSFLGGMYNETAKVKAIAEEETEIYFIPVNHIVPLIKEFPEWLEYIFRLYHKRFEELLEVVNALAFKKVDDRLLSLLKIKCEMEGKSTISVTHAQLASELGTARVVVSRLLKQMEDAGLVTLGRNKITLLEEK, encoded by the coding sequence ATGAACACGTTGAACGAAATTATAGAATTCAAAACCTCGCTGCCTATCCGCAGAAAACTGGCGTCGTATAGTATTGTAAAAATCTTTCAGGCTGGTGAAGTTATTCAACGTGAAAATGCTTATATCAAAGCCATTCCCATCGTCTCCTACGGACGCATCAAGGTGGTGCGAACCGACGACGAAGGTCGCGAGATTTTTCTTTACTACATCAAAGCCGGCGAAAGTTGCATCATGTCGTTTTTGGGAGGCATGTACAACGAAACAGCCAAGGTGAAAGCCATTGCCGAAGAGGAGACTGAGATCTACTTCATCCCGGTCAACCATATTGTTCCGCTTATCAAAGAGTTTCCCGAGTGGCTCGAATATATTTTCCGCCTTTATCACAAACGGTTTGAAGAGCTTTTGGAGGTGGTGAATGCGCTGGCTTTCAAAAAAGTGGATGACCGCCTGCTCTCGTTGCTGAAGATCAAATGCGAAATGGAGGGCAAATCGACCATCTCGGTTACGCATGCCCAGCTTGCCTCCGAACTCGGTACTGCCCGGGTGGTGGTTTCGCGGTTGCTGAAGCAGATGGAAGATGCCGGACTGGTAACGCTGGGTCGCAATAAAATCACACTTCTCGAAGAGAAATAG